Proteins encoded together in one Impatiens glandulifera chromosome 1, dImpGla2.1, whole genome shotgun sequence window:
- the LOC124921538 gene encoding acyl-coenzyme A thioesterase 13-like has translation MEKPSLTKDSLSFLAGFLVNVGVTEKIPPEFDSKGFCSDFFRSIIKINRIERGRISSSLSVKACLANKYGGLHGGSFASVAETMATDCARTVLGDDDDKDVFLGELSISYLSAAPIDSDLIVEASVVKSGRNLTVILVEFKLKNSGKLSCLSRATFYNMPLAKL, from the exons ATGGAGAAGCCATCGCTGACTAAAGATTCCCTCTCATTTCTCGCCGGCTTCCTGGTGAACGTCGGAGTTACAGAGAAAATTCCACCGGAGTTCGATTCCAAAGGATTCTGTTCCGACTTCTTTCGTAGTATAATCAAAATCAATCGCATCGAACGCGGCCGAATCTCGTCTTCTCTCTCCGTCAAAGCCTGTCTCGCT AATAAGTATGGCGGTTTGCACGGTGGTTCATTTGCATCTGTGGCAGAGACGATGGCAACCGATTGTGCTAGAACTGTTTTgggagatgatgatgataaagaCGTTTTCCTTGGGGAATTGAGCATCTCTTATCTCTCTGCTGCTCCCATTGAT TCTGATTTGATCGTGGAAGCTTCTGTGGTGAAGAGTGGAAGAAACTTAACAGTGATTCTAGTCGAGTTCAAACTCAAGAACTCGGGAAAGTTAAGTTGTCTTTCTCGGGCTACTTTCTACAACATGCCTCTCGCCAAGTTATGA